ATCAGGGACGAGTATCTCCACCCCATCCTCTTTTCCTACGATGACCTTGTCAGCCATGCCTGTGAAGAGTCCTGTTTCGATGACGCCTGTCAGCTGTTTTAATTCCCTGTGAAGTTTAACCGGATCACCGATTGATGAGAAATCACAATCGAGAATGTAGTTCCCGTTATCTGTGAGGAAGACATCAAGCCCCTTCTTTCTTAAGACCGGATTGCACCCGAATTCGGCCAATGACTTTGCCGTCATCTCCCATCCGAATGGAACGACCTCAACAGGGAGGGGGAATGAACCAAGGACAGGCACCAGTTTGGACTCATCGATCACAACGATGAAGGATTTCGTGAACATGTCCACAAACTTCTCCCTGAGGAGTGCCCCGCCTCCGCCTTTAATCAAATGAAAATCAGGATCAACTTCATCGGCACCATCGATTGACAGATCCAGGGATTCCACTTCTGCAAAAGAAGTCAGGGGAATGCCTGCCTCTTTAGCAAGACGCGCTGTTTCTTCTGATGAGGGAATCGCTTTGATCTGCAATCCCTGAGAGATGCGTTCCCCTATCTTTTTGATCGTCCAATAGACCGTGGACCCAGAGCCAAGCCCTATCGTCATGCCGTCCTTTATCTCCTCGACCGCTTTCTCTCCGGCTGCTCTTTTCATGAATATACCCCTTTCAGACTTGGATTGATTTGAATATTATACGAATATGGGATGAAAAGAAAGAAGCGCGGCTTGTGGAATAAAGGATTTCACTTCAGGAAAGTCGTATATGTTAGGAAGAAAGGAGGCTGTGAAATGGAATTCATCTATATGTTAAAACTGATTCCCCGTTTATTTAAAGAGGAAAACTGGACGGCCAAGGACGAGGAAATCGTCCAACGGCATTTCTCCAGGTTGAAAGAATGGACCGATCAAGGCGTGGTAACGCTCGCAGGCCGGACATTGAATGAAGAGGAGAATGCCTTCGGGATCGTGATCTTTGAAGCGGAAGGGGAGGAATCTGCAAGGACTTTCATGAATGAGGACCCGGCTGTAAAAGAAGGAATCATGACTGCCGAGCTGTTTCCGTATCGGATCGCGCTGTTAAAAGAAAACCGGTAATCGTCCAGGATTGGAGGAGAATGTATGGAGAAGTGGATAGAGGAACTGTTTACCGGGGAGATATTGGCTGATGCCGCATCCCGGTTTGGTTGTGATGTGAAAGAAGCGAAAAAGCTCGGGGACTTTGAAAACTATGTGTATGAAGTCCATAAAGAGGAGAGCCCGTATATTCTCCGGCTCACACACAGTTCACATCGCTCAAAAGAAGAAGTCGAAGCGGAACTGAATTGGGTCAATTATTTACATAAGCACGGTGTGACCGTCTCTTTGGTCAACCGTTCGGAAGCGGGGAACCTGGTGGAAGTCATTGAAGCCGGGGAAACCCAATTTTACATTTGTTTATTTGATAAAGCTCCAGGACATCCGGTGAAAATAAATGATCCTTTGTTTGATGATCCCTTATTTTATCTGTGGGGTAAGCTGACAGG
The nucleotide sequence above comes from Bacillus sp. KH172YL63. Encoded proteins:
- a CDS encoding YciI family protein gives rise to the protein MEFIYMLKLIPRLFKEENWTAKDEEIVQRHFSRLKEWTDQGVVTLAGRTLNEEENAFGIVIFEAEGEESARTFMNEDPAVKEGIMTAELFPYRIALLKENR
- the rpiA gene encoding ribose-5-phosphate isomerase RpiA — its product is MKRAAGEKAVEEIKDGMTIGLGSGSTVYWTIKKIGERISQGLQIKAIPSSEETARLAKEAGIPLTSFAEVESLDLSIDGADEVDPDFHLIKGGGGALLREKFVDMFTKSFIVVIDESKLVPVLGSFPLPVEVVPFGWEMTAKSLAEFGCNPVLRKKGLDVFLTDNGNYILDCDFSSIGDPVKLHRELKQLTGVIETGLFTGMADKVIVGKEDGVEILVPDDK